The following proteins are co-located in the Carassius gibelio isolate Cgi1373 ecotype wild population from Czech Republic chromosome A21, carGib1.2-hapl.c, whole genome shotgun sequence genome:
- the LOC127942170 gene encoding folliculin-interacting protein 1 isoform X1, translated as MPPTLFHKLFNKRNAFSPPAKCNKDDVVFSWSSPELEPSQIRLIVYQDCERRGRNVLFDSDTRKRSSEDAPVTKVCGEAQAKIFGKCCQLRPTGGSSSSLDSSSSCASEPKEQHRFQGSSRCSSDANMLGEMMFGSVAMSYKGSTLKIHQIRSPPQLMLSKVFTARTGGSVYGSLNTLQDSLEFISQDSGALRPEQNTAASGFLGSIGFSQLCGPRRALSEQGPLRLIKSASFFSGHSNPMDMPGRGLHDERDSGIARSASLSSLLITPFPSPGSSLTSSCASSYQRRWLRSQTTSLENGVFPRWSVEESFNMSDENSGPSLGVTRKKKIAIGVIFLLSPNEEENAKFQDFFFSHFPLFESHMNKLKSAIEQAMILSRKSADASQRALAYSRMVDGLNEFRTTICNLYTMPRVSEPVWLTMMSGPPEKNQLCGQFMRELALLMEQASKNQFLPALLTAVLTNHLAWVPTVMPNGQPPLKIFLEKHSSPSLDMLAKTHPYNPLWAQLGDLYGAIGSPVRLSRTVVVGRRQELVQRLLYVLTYFIRCSELLEMHLLESAVDEAIVMPNSLITTSLRPGEVEESDYVLVTVHKPSQDYLSPGAEGEDGYPSDDNSLQSSTYMNTEAQDERPHPAKPEADLVRDAHVCREAGSPRLETRLETVVKVGSNSPCEGRASLEVQGDVRPELESGGVPIRIFHPSDILLEKKPPDKSFDNAGNEPSAKVTFLIGDSMSPESDMESRQQKLEEEIKKHKKLLKENQQKQCNVEAKLQVDQIKTNDSKTGSSVSSFTRKTSQWCPRAQGDCVDMFDEYFNEDNPVETRTIDDVNQTNAQTGMKGIGKDALRCQVRVHRQTCERLDEDGSKCDAGDGSAEQDKGIEMSLSVPSQGIVGEKKKAVPLNDWEIPRNESSDSALGDSESEDAGHELPRQEPDGPFYADDQADWQDELEVPLPGEKLVENYSKPSIANFGRSLFGGYCPTYVPDFVLHGAPNDEKLRQNLVSDLAHAVQHPVLDEPIAEAVCIIADTDRWSVQVASSQRRPSEKLGKEVLVSNLVSNLLQSTYQLYRLNLSPNFCIMHLEDRLQELYFKSKMLAEYLKGQTRVHVKELGMVLGIESNDLPLLAAIASTHSPYVAQILL; from the exons aAGGTGTGTGGAGAGGCACAGGCGAAGATATTTGGGAAGTGTTGTCAGCTGAGGCCTACAGGTGGCAGCTCCAGTTCTCTGGACAGCAGCTCGTCCTGCGCCTCCGAGCCCAAGGAACAACACCGCTTCCAG GGCTCCTCTCGGTGCTCATCAGACGCGAACATGCTCGGAGAAATGATGTTCGGCTCGGTGGCCATGAGCTACAAAGGCTCAACGCTGAAGATCCACCAGATAAG aTCTCCTCCGCAGCTGATGCTCAGTAAAGTGTTTACAGCGAGAACGGGCGGCAGCGTCTACGGCAGCCTGAACac ACTGCAGGACAGTTTAGAGTTCATCAGTCAGGACTCCGGCGCGCTGCGGCCCGAGCAGAACACCGCCGCCAGCGGCTTCCTGGGCAGCATAG GTTTCTCTCAGCTCTGCGGCCCGCGCCGGGCGCTCTCAGAGCAAGGCCCTCTCCGTCTCATCAAGAGCGCCTCTTTCTTTTCAG GACACAGTAACCCCATGGACATGCCGGGCCGAGGACTGCATGATGAGAGAGACAGCGGCATCGCTCGCTCCG CATCTTTAAGCAGCCTGTTGATCACCCCGTTTCCATCGCCGGGCTCGTCTCTCACCAGCAGCTGTGCGAGTAGCTACCAGCGGCGCTGGTTACGCAGCCAGACCACCAGCCTGGAGAACGGCGTCTTCCCTCGATG GTCTGTGGAGGAGAGCTTCAACATGTCTGATGAGAACAGCGGGCCGAGTCTGGGTGTCACCAGGAAGAAGAAGATCGCTATCGGTGTCATCTTCCTGCTCTCGCCCAACGAGGAAGAAAACGCCAAGTTCCAGGACTTCTTCTTCTCTCACTTTCCGCTCTTTGAGAGTCACATGAACAAACTCAAAAGTGCCATTGAGCAG GCTATGATACTGAGCCGCAAGTCAGCTGATGCCAGCCAGAGAGCTTTGGCTTACAGTCGCATGGTGGACGGCCTCAATGAGTTTAG GACGACCATCTGCAACTTGTACACAATGCCACGTGTGTCTGAGCCCGTCTGGCTCACCATGATGTCCGGTCCACCTGAAAAGAACCAGCTTTGCGGCCAGTTCATGAGGGAGCTGGCCCTGCTCATGGAGCAAGCCTCCAAGAACCA ATTCCTCCCTGCACTTCTCACTGCGGTTCTCACAAACCATCTCGCCTGGGTTCCCACGGTCATGCCCAACGGTCAACCACCCTTAAAGATCTTCCTGGAGAAGCACTCCTCACCAAGTTTGGACATGCTGGCTAAAACACATCCCTACAACCCACTCTGGGCACAGCTTG GTGACCTGTACGGGGCGATCGGCTCACCTGTGCGTCTGTCCCGTACGGTGGTGGTCGGCCGAAGACAGGAGCTGGTGCAGCGTCTTCTGTATGTGCTGACCTACTTCATCCGCTGCTCAGAGCTACTGGAAATGCACCTGCTGGAGAGCGCCGTGGACGAGGCCATCGTGATGCCCAACTCGCTCATCACCACGTCACTGCGCCCCGGAGAGGTGGAGGAGTCCGACTACGTGCTGGTCACCGTGCACAAGCCGAGCCAAGACTACCTGTCTCCGGGAGCCGAGGGAGAGGACGGCTACCCGTCTGATGACAACAGCTTACAGAGCAGCACCTACATGAACACAGAGGCCCAGGACGAGCGCCCGCATCCTGCCAAACCAGAGGCAGACCTCGTGAGAGATGCACACGTTTGCAGAGAAGCGGGGAGTCCCCGACTCGAGACTCGACTGGAAACCGTGGTCAAAGTCGGCTCCAACTCGCCGTGTGAGGGAAGAGCCTCGCTTGAGGTTCAAGGAGACGTGCGGCCCGAGCTGGAATCAGGTGGCGTGCCCATCAGGATCTTCCATCCATCAGATATCCTGCTAGAGAAGAAGCCCCCTGACAAGAGCTTTGATAACGCCGGGAACGAACCCTCCGCTAAAGTCACATTCCTCATCGGAGACTCGATGTCTCCTGAATCTGACATGGAGAGTCGCCAGCAGAAGCTGGAGGAGGAGATCAAGAAACACAAGAAGCTTCTCAAAGAAAACCAGCAGAAGCAGTGTAACGTTGAGGCTAAACTCCAAGTGGACCAAATCAAGACCAACGACAGCAAAACGGGCTCATCTGTATCGTCCTTCACTAGAAAGACGTCTCAGTGGTGTCCAAGAGCGCAAGGAGACTGCGTGGACATGTTTGACGAGTATTTCAATGAAGACAATCCCGTGGAGACGAGGACTATTGATGATGTCAACCAAACAAATGCTCAAACGGGGATGAAAGGCATAGGAAAAGATGCGCTGCGCTGTCAGGTTAGGGTGCACAGACAGACCTGCGAGCGGCTGGATGAAGACGGCTCTAAGTGCGACGCAGGAGACGGTTCTGCCGAGCAGGACAAGGGGATCGAGATGTCGCTGAGTGTCCCTTCACAAGGCATCGTTGGGGAGAAAAAGAAAGCAGTCCCGCTGAACGACTGGGAGATCCCACGCAACGAGAGCTCGGACAGCGCTCTGGGGGACAGCGAGAGCGAGGACGCCGGACACGAGCTGCCCAGGCAAGAGCCAGATGGACCGTTTTACGCTGATGATCAGGCCGACTGGCAGGATGAGCTGGAGGTGCCTTTACCTGG GGAGAAGCTGGTGGAGAACTACTCTAAACCGAGCATTGCCAACTTTGGGCGATCACTGTTCGGAGGATACTGTCCTACGTACGTCCCAGACTTTGTTCTGCACGGAGCCCCCAATGATGAGAAGCTGAGGCAGAACCTGGTGTCGGATCTGGCCCATGCTGTGCAG CATCCTGTGCTGGATGAACCCATCGCGGAGGCTGTCTGCATTATCGCAGACACAGATAGGTGGAGCGTGCAGGTGGCCAGCAGCCAGAGGCGACCCTCAGAGAAGCTGGGCAAAGAGGTGCTCGTGTCCAACCTCGTGTCCAACCTGCTCCAGTCCACCTACCAGCTCTACCGACTCAACCTGTCGCCAAACTTC TGTATCATGCATCTGGAGGACCGACTGCAGGAACTCTACTTCAAGAGCAAAATGCTGGCCGAGTACTTGAAAGGACAGACCAGGGTGCACGTGAAGGAGCTGGGCATGGTGCTAGG GATCGAGTCTAACGACCTGCCCCTGCTAGCAGCCATAGCGAGCACACACTCGCCGTACGTGGCCCAGATTCTCCTGTAG
- the LOC127942170 gene encoding folliculin-interacting protein 1 isoform X3 has protein sequence MPPTLFHKLFNKRNAFSPPAKCNKDDVVFSWSSPELEPSQIRLIVYQDCERRGRNVLFDSDTRKRSSEDAPVTKVCGEAQAKIFGKCCQLRPTGGSSSSLDSSSSCASEPKEQHRFQGSSRCSSDANMLGEMMFGSVAMSYKGSTLKIHQIRSPPQLMLSKVFTARTGGSVYGSLNTLQDSLEFISQDSGALRPEQNTAASGFLGSIGHSNPMDMPGRGLHDERDSGIARSASLSSLLITPFPSPGSSLTSSCASSYQRRWLRSQTTSLENGVFPRWSVEESFNMSDENSGPSLGVTRKKKIAIGVIFLLSPNEEENAKFQDFFFSHFPLFESHMNKLKSAIEQAMILSRKSADASQRALAYSRMVDGLNEFRTTICNLYTMPRVSEPVWLTMMSGPPEKNQLCGQFMRELALLMEQASKNQFLPALLTAVLTNHLAWVPTVMPNGQPPLKIFLEKHSSPSLDMLAKTHPYNPLWAQLGDLYGAIGSPVRLSRTVVVGRRQELVQRLLYVLTYFIRCSELLEMHLLESAVDEAIVMPNSLITTSLRPGEVEESDYVLVTVHKPSQDYLSPGAEGEDGYPSDDNSLQSSTYMNTEAQDERPHPAKPEADLVRDAHVCREAGSPRLETRLETVVKVGSNSPCEGRASLEVQGDVRPELESGGVPIRIFHPSDILLEKKPPDKSFDNAGNEPSAKVTFLIGDSMSPESDMESRQQKLEEEIKKHKKLLKENQQKQCNVEAKLQVDQIKTNDSKTGSSVSSFTRKTSQWCPRAQGDCVDMFDEYFNEDNPVETRTIDDVNQTNAQTGMKGIGKDALRCQVRVHRQTCERLDEDGSKCDAGDGSAEQDKGIEMSLSVPSQGIVGEKKKAVPLNDWEIPRNESSDSALGDSESEDAGHELPRQEPDGPFYADDQADWQDELEVPLPGEKLVENYSKPSIANFGRSLFGGYCPTYVPDFVLHGAPNDEKLRQNLVSDLAHAVQHPVLDEPIAEAVCIIADTDRWSVQVASSQRRPSEKLGKEVLVSNLVSNLLQSTYQLYRLNLSPNFCIMHLEDRLQELYFKSKMLAEYLKGQTRVHVKELGMVLGIESNDLPLLAAIASTHSPYVAQILL, from the exons aAGGTGTGTGGAGAGGCACAGGCGAAGATATTTGGGAAGTGTTGTCAGCTGAGGCCTACAGGTGGCAGCTCCAGTTCTCTGGACAGCAGCTCGTCCTGCGCCTCCGAGCCCAAGGAACAACACCGCTTCCAG GGCTCCTCTCGGTGCTCATCAGACGCGAACATGCTCGGAGAAATGATGTTCGGCTCGGTGGCCATGAGCTACAAAGGCTCAACGCTGAAGATCCACCAGATAAG aTCTCCTCCGCAGCTGATGCTCAGTAAAGTGTTTACAGCGAGAACGGGCGGCAGCGTCTACGGCAGCCTGAACac ACTGCAGGACAGTTTAGAGTTCATCAGTCAGGACTCCGGCGCGCTGCGGCCCGAGCAGAACACCGCCGCCAGCGGCTTCCTGGGCAGCATAG GACACAGTAACCCCATGGACATGCCGGGCCGAGGACTGCATGATGAGAGAGACAGCGGCATCGCTCGCTCCG CATCTTTAAGCAGCCTGTTGATCACCCCGTTTCCATCGCCGGGCTCGTCTCTCACCAGCAGCTGTGCGAGTAGCTACCAGCGGCGCTGGTTACGCAGCCAGACCACCAGCCTGGAGAACGGCGTCTTCCCTCGATG GTCTGTGGAGGAGAGCTTCAACATGTCTGATGAGAACAGCGGGCCGAGTCTGGGTGTCACCAGGAAGAAGAAGATCGCTATCGGTGTCATCTTCCTGCTCTCGCCCAACGAGGAAGAAAACGCCAAGTTCCAGGACTTCTTCTTCTCTCACTTTCCGCTCTTTGAGAGTCACATGAACAAACTCAAAAGTGCCATTGAGCAG GCTATGATACTGAGCCGCAAGTCAGCTGATGCCAGCCAGAGAGCTTTGGCTTACAGTCGCATGGTGGACGGCCTCAATGAGTTTAG GACGACCATCTGCAACTTGTACACAATGCCACGTGTGTCTGAGCCCGTCTGGCTCACCATGATGTCCGGTCCACCTGAAAAGAACCAGCTTTGCGGCCAGTTCATGAGGGAGCTGGCCCTGCTCATGGAGCAAGCCTCCAAGAACCA ATTCCTCCCTGCACTTCTCACTGCGGTTCTCACAAACCATCTCGCCTGGGTTCCCACGGTCATGCCCAACGGTCAACCACCCTTAAAGATCTTCCTGGAGAAGCACTCCTCACCAAGTTTGGACATGCTGGCTAAAACACATCCCTACAACCCACTCTGGGCACAGCTTG GTGACCTGTACGGGGCGATCGGCTCACCTGTGCGTCTGTCCCGTACGGTGGTGGTCGGCCGAAGACAGGAGCTGGTGCAGCGTCTTCTGTATGTGCTGACCTACTTCATCCGCTGCTCAGAGCTACTGGAAATGCACCTGCTGGAGAGCGCCGTGGACGAGGCCATCGTGATGCCCAACTCGCTCATCACCACGTCACTGCGCCCCGGAGAGGTGGAGGAGTCCGACTACGTGCTGGTCACCGTGCACAAGCCGAGCCAAGACTACCTGTCTCCGGGAGCCGAGGGAGAGGACGGCTACCCGTCTGATGACAACAGCTTACAGAGCAGCACCTACATGAACACAGAGGCCCAGGACGAGCGCCCGCATCCTGCCAAACCAGAGGCAGACCTCGTGAGAGATGCACACGTTTGCAGAGAAGCGGGGAGTCCCCGACTCGAGACTCGACTGGAAACCGTGGTCAAAGTCGGCTCCAACTCGCCGTGTGAGGGAAGAGCCTCGCTTGAGGTTCAAGGAGACGTGCGGCCCGAGCTGGAATCAGGTGGCGTGCCCATCAGGATCTTCCATCCATCAGATATCCTGCTAGAGAAGAAGCCCCCTGACAAGAGCTTTGATAACGCCGGGAACGAACCCTCCGCTAAAGTCACATTCCTCATCGGAGACTCGATGTCTCCTGAATCTGACATGGAGAGTCGCCAGCAGAAGCTGGAGGAGGAGATCAAGAAACACAAGAAGCTTCTCAAAGAAAACCAGCAGAAGCAGTGTAACGTTGAGGCTAAACTCCAAGTGGACCAAATCAAGACCAACGACAGCAAAACGGGCTCATCTGTATCGTCCTTCACTAGAAAGACGTCTCAGTGGTGTCCAAGAGCGCAAGGAGACTGCGTGGACATGTTTGACGAGTATTTCAATGAAGACAATCCCGTGGAGACGAGGACTATTGATGATGTCAACCAAACAAATGCTCAAACGGGGATGAAAGGCATAGGAAAAGATGCGCTGCGCTGTCAGGTTAGGGTGCACAGACAGACCTGCGAGCGGCTGGATGAAGACGGCTCTAAGTGCGACGCAGGAGACGGTTCTGCCGAGCAGGACAAGGGGATCGAGATGTCGCTGAGTGTCCCTTCACAAGGCATCGTTGGGGAGAAAAAGAAAGCAGTCCCGCTGAACGACTGGGAGATCCCACGCAACGAGAGCTCGGACAGCGCTCTGGGGGACAGCGAGAGCGAGGACGCCGGACACGAGCTGCCCAGGCAAGAGCCAGATGGACCGTTTTACGCTGATGATCAGGCCGACTGGCAGGATGAGCTGGAGGTGCCTTTACCTGG GGAGAAGCTGGTGGAGAACTACTCTAAACCGAGCATTGCCAACTTTGGGCGATCACTGTTCGGAGGATACTGTCCTACGTACGTCCCAGACTTTGTTCTGCACGGAGCCCCCAATGATGAGAAGCTGAGGCAGAACCTGGTGTCGGATCTGGCCCATGCTGTGCAG CATCCTGTGCTGGATGAACCCATCGCGGAGGCTGTCTGCATTATCGCAGACACAGATAGGTGGAGCGTGCAGGTGGCCAGCAGCCAGAGGCGACCCTCAGAGAAGCTGGGCAAAGAGGTGCTCGTGTCCAACCTCGTGTCCAACCTGCTCCAGTCCACCTACCAGCTCTACCGACTCAACCTGTCGCCAAACTTC TGTATCATGCATCTGGAGGACCGACTGCAGGAACTCTACTTCAAGAGCAAAATGCTGGCCGAGTACTTGAAAGGACAGACCAGGGTGCACGTGAAGGAGCTGGGCATGGTGCTAGG GATCGAGTCTAACGACCTGCCCCTGCTAGCAGCCATAGCGAGCACACACTCGCCGTACGTGGCCCAGATTCTCCTGTAG
- the LOC127942170 gene encoding folliculin-interacting protein 1 isoform X2 yields MGKHKGGNALMPSWSSPELEPSQIRLIVYQDCERRGRNVLFDSDTRKRSSEDAPVTKVCGEAQAKIFGKCCQLRPTGGSSSSLDSSSSCASEPKEQHRFQGSSRCSSDANMLGEMMFGSVAMSYKGSTLKIHQIRSPPQLMLSKVFTARTGGSVYGSLNTLQDSLEFISQDSGALRPEQNTAASGFLGSIGFSQLCGPRRALSEQGPLRLIKSASFFSGHSNPMDMPGRGLHDERDSGIARSASLSSLLITPFPSPGSSLTSSCASSYQRRWLRSQTTSLENGVFPRWSVEESFNMSDENSGPSLGVTRKKKIAIGVIFLLSPNEEENAKFQDFFFSHFPLFESHMNKLKSAIEQAMILSRKSADASQRALAYSRMVDGLNEFRTTICNLYTMPRVSEPVWLTMMSGPPEKNQLCGQFMRELALLMEQASKNQFLPALLTAVLTNHLAWVPTVMPNGQPPLKIFLEKHSSPSLDMLAKTHPYNPLWAQLGDLYGAIGSPVRLSRTVVVGRRQELVQRLLYVLTYFIRCSELLEMHLLESAVDEAIVMPNSLITTSLRPGEVEESDYVLVTVHKPSQDYLSPGAEGEDGYPSDDNSLQSSTYMNTEAQDERPHPAKPEADLVRDAHVCREAGSPRLETRLETVVKVGSNSPCEGRASLEVQGDVRPELESGGVPIRIFHPSDILLEKKPPDKSFDNAGNEPSAKVTFLIGDSMSPESDMESRQQKLEEEIKKHKKLLKENQQKQCNVEAKLQVDQIKTNDSKTGSSVSSFTRKTSQWCPRAQGDCVDMFDEYFNEDNPVETRTIDDVNQTNAQTGMKGIGKDALRCQVRVHRQTCERLDEDGSKCDAGDGSAEQDKGIEMSLSVPSQGIVGEKKKAVPLNDWEIPRNESSDSALGDSESEDAGHELPRQEPDGPFYADDQADWQDELEVPLPGEKLVENYSKPSIANFGRSLFGGYCPTYVPDFVLHGAPNDEKLRQNLVSDLAHAVQHPVLDEPIAEAVCIIADTDRWSVQVASSQRRPSEKLGKEVLVSNLVSNLLQSTYQLYRLNLSPNFCIMHLEDRLQELYFKSKMLAEYLKGQTRVHVKELGMVLGIESNDLPLLAAIASTHSPYVAQILL; encoded by the exons aAGGTGTGTGGAGAGGCACAGGCGAAGATATTTGGGAAGTGTTGTCAGCTGAGGCCTACAGGTGGCAGCTCCAGTTCTCTGGACAGCAGCTCGTCCTGCGCCTCCGAGCCCAAGGAACAACACCGCTTCCAG GGCTCCTCTCGGTGCTCATCAGACGCGAACATGCTCGGAGAAATGATGTTCGGCTCGGTGGCCATGAGCTACAAAGGCTCAACGCTGAAGATCCACCAGATAAG aTCTCCTCCGCAGCTGATGCTCAGTAAAGTGTTTACAGCGAGAACGGGCGGCAGCGTCTACGGCAGCCTGAACac ACTGCAGGACAGTTTAGAGTTCATCAGTCAGGACTCCGGCGCGCTGCGGCCCGAGCAGAACACCGCCGCCAGCGGCTTCCTGGGCAGCATAG GTTTCTCTCAGCTCTGCGGCCCGCGCCGGGCGCTCTCAGAGCAAGGCCCTCTCCGTCTCATCAAGAGCGCCTCTTTCTTTTCAG GACACAGTAACCCCATGGACATGCCGGGCCGAGGACTGCATGATGAGAGAGACAGCGGCATCGCTCGCTCCG CATCTTTAAGCAGCCTGTTGATCACCCCGTTTCCATCGCCGGGCTCGTCTCTCACCAGCAGCTGTGCGAGTAGCTACCAGCGGCGCTGGTTACGCAGCCAGACCACCAGCCTGGAGAACGGCGTCTTCCCTCGATG GTCTGTGGAGGAGAGCTTCAACATGTCTGATGAGAACAGCGGGCCGAGTCTGGGTGTCACCAGGAAGAAGAAGATCGCTATCGGTGTCATCTTCCTGCTCTCGCCCAACGAGGAAGAAAACGCCAAGTTCCAGGACTTCTTCTTCTCTCACTTTCCGCTCTTTGAGAGTCACATGAACAAACTCAAAAGTGCCATTGAGCAG GCTATGATACTGAGCCGCAAGTCAGCTGATGCCAGCCAGAGAGCTTTGGCTTACAGTCGCATGGTGGACGGCCTCAATGAGTTTAG GACGACCATCTGCAACTTGTACACAATGCCACGTGTGTCTGAGCCCGTCTGGCTCACCATGATGTCCGGTCCACCTGAAAAGAACCAGCTTTGCGGCCAGTTCATGAGGGAGCTGGCCCTGCTCATGGAGCAAGCCTCCAAGAACCA ATTCCTCCCTGCACTTCTCACTGCGGTTCTCACAAACCATCTCGCCTGGGTTCCCACGGTCATGCCCAACGGTCAACCACCCTTAAAGATCTTCCTGGAGAAGCACTCCTCACCAAGTTTGGACATGCTGGCTAAAACACATCCCTACAACCCACTCTGGGCACAGCTTG GTGACCTGTACGGGGCGATCGGCTCACCTGTGCGTCTGTCCCGTACGGTGGTGGTCGGCCGAAGACAGGAGCTGGTGCAGCGTCTTCTGTATGTGCTGACCTACTTCATCCGCTGCTCAGAGCTACTGGAAATGCACCTGCTGGAGAGCGCCGTGGACGAGGCCATCGTGATGCCCAACTCGCTCATCACCACGTCACTGCGCCCCGGAGAGGTGGAGGAGTCCGACTACGTGCTGGTCACCGTGCACAAGCCGAGCCAAGACTACCTGTCTCCGGGAGCCGAGGGAGAGGACGGCTACCCGTCTGATGACAACAGCTTACAGAGCAGCACCTACATGAACACAGAGGCCCAGGACGAGCGCCCGCATCCTGCCAAACCAGAGGCAGACCTCGTGAGAGATGCACACGTTTGCAGAGAAGCGGGGAGTCCCCGACTCGAGACTCGACTGGAAACCGTGGTCAAAGTCGGCTCCAACTCGCCGTGTGAGGGAAGAGCCTCGCTTGAGGTTCAAGGAGACGTGCGGCCCGAGCTGGAATCAGGTGGCGTGCCCATCAGGATCTTCCATCCATCAGATATCCTGCTAGAGAAGAAGCCCCCTGACAAGAGCTTTGATAACGCCGGGAACGAACCCTCCGCTAAAGTCACATTCCTCATCGGAGACTCGATGTCTCCTGAATCTGACATGGAGAGTCGCCAGCAGAAGCTGGAGGAGGAGATCAAGAAACACAAGAAGCTTCTCAAAGAAAACCAGCAGAAGCAGTGTAACGTTGAGGCTAAACTCCAAGTGGACCAAATCAAGACCAACGACAGCAAAACGGGCTCATCTGTATCGTCCTTCACTAGAAAGACGTCTCAGTGGTGTCCAAGAGCGCAAGGAGACTGCGTGGACATGTTTGACGAGTATTTCAATGAAGACAATCCCGTGGAGACGAGGACTATTGATGATGTCAACCAAACAAATGCTCAAACGGGGATGAAAGGCATAGGAAAAGATGCGCTGCGCTGTCAGGTTAGGGTGCACAGACAGACCTGCGAGCGGCTGGATGAAGACGGCTCTAAGTGCGACGCAGGAGACGGTTCTGCCGAGCAGGACAAGGGGATCGAGATGTCGCTGAGTGTCCCTTCACAAGGCATCGTTGGGGAGAAAAAGAAAGCAGTCCCGCTGAACGACTGGGAGATCCCACGCAACGAGAGCTCGGACAGCGCTCTGGGGGACAGCGAGAGCGAGGACGCCGGACACGAGCTGCCCAGGCAAGAGCCAGATGGACCGTTTTACGCTGATGATCAGGCCGACTGGCAGGATGAGCTGGAGGTGCCTTTACCTGG GGAGAAGCTGGTGGAGAACTACTCTAAACCGAGCATTGCCAACTTTGGGCGATCACTGTTCGGAGGATACTGTCCTACGTACGTCCCAGACTTTGTTCTGCACGGAGCCCCCAATGATGAGAAGCTGAGGCAGAACCTGGTGTCGGATCTGGCCCATGCTGTGCAG CATCCTGTGCTGGATGAACCCATCGCGGAGGCTGTCTGCATTATCGCAGACACAGATAGGTGGAGCGTGCAGGTGGCCAGCAGCCAGAGGCGACCCTCAGAGAAGCTGGGCAAAGAGGTGCTCGTGTCCAACCTCGTGTCCAACCTGCTCCAGTCCACCTACCAGCTCTACCGACTCAACCTGTCGCCAAACTTC TGTATCATGCATCTGGAGGACCGACTGCAGGAACTCTACTTCAAGAGCAAAATGCTGGCCGAGTACTTGAAAGGACAGACCAGGGTGCACGTGAAGGAGCTGGGCATGGTGCTAGG GATCGAGTCTAACGACCTGCCCCTGCTAGCAGCCATAGCGAGCACACACTCGCCGTACGTGGCCCAGATTCTCCTGTAG